From a single Flavobacteriales bacterium genomic region:
- a CDS encoding DUF748 domain-containing protein, translating to MPEVEKSTDEPSENKKHRRFRIIAIIVGILLLLRIALPYVLLRVANDRLSKIPGYYGHIDDLDLAIIRGAYQLERFDLQRVDTVSLERTPFIASKLIDISIEWRALFKGSLVGVIEADEPRLRFTIGAAEPEDVQGDTATLTDVFDDFMPLKLNRVGLRNGRLEYADPGATPPLDMALTELNGEALNLSSVIDKAKVLPSTITATATIYGGAMALNMGLDALRDQLAFDMDLTVEDIELTQVNDFFQAYADFDVNTGSMSVYTELATQDGAFTGYVKPVIKDLDVLGKEDRKDNFFRKLWEGVVGTAAVILKNQKEKQVATKVPLEGRLDDPQVGSWIAIGRTLRNAFIIALQPILDKEITIGDLNKEVLEKDGGFLKNVFGKEENKDKN from the coding sequence ATGCCGGAAGTAGAAAAAAGTACGGATGAACCTTCTGAGAATAAAAAACACCGCCGCTTTCGCATCATCGCGATCATCGTTGGAATTCTACTTCTGCTTCGCATTGCACTGCCCTATGTGCTTCTCCGGGTTGCAAATGACCGTTTGAGCAAGATCCCGGGATATTACGGGCACATCGACGACCTGGATCTGGCGATCATACGCGGAGCGTATCAACTGGAGCGGTTCGATCTGCAACGTGTGGATACGGTTTCTTTAGAACGCACTCCGTTCATTGCTTCGAAGCTGATCGATATTTCCATTGAGTGGCGTGCGTTATTCAAGGGTTCTTTGGTCGGTGTGATCGAAGCGGATGAGCCGCGCCTGCGGTTCACCATTGGAGCTGCGGAACCGGAGGATGTGCAGGGAGACACCGCTACCTTGACAGATGTATTCGATGACTTCATGCCACTGAAGCTCAATCGCGTCGGCTTACGGAATGGGCGTTTGGAATATGCCGACCCGGGAGCTACACCTCCGCTGGACATGGCACTAACAGAGTTGAATGGTGAAGCATTGAACTTATCCTCGGTGATCGACAAAGCCAAGGTATTACCATCAACCATAACCGCAACGGCCACTATTTATGGAGGTGCAATGGCGTTGAACATGGGACTTGATGCCTTGAGAGATCAGCTTGCATTCGACATGGATCTAACTGTTGAGGACATTGAATTGACCCAAGTGAACGACTTTTTCCAAGCCTATGCGGATTTTGATGTGAACACCGGAAGCATGTCCGTGTATACTGAACTGGCTACGCAGGACGGAGCTTTTACCGGCTACGTTAAGCCGGTCATCAAGGACCTCGACGTTCTGGGGAAAGAAGATCGGAAGGACAATTTCTTCCGTAAACTTTGGGAAGGGGTCGTTGGCACAGCCGCTGTGATCCTAAAGAACCAAAAGGAGAAGCAGGTTGCAACGAAGGTCCCACTTGAAGGGCGCTTGGACGACCCTCAAGTGGGAAGCTGGATCGCCATAGGCCGAACGCTAAGGAACGCGTTCATAATAGCCCTGCAACCGATTCTGGACAAGGAGATAACGATCGGAGATCTGAACAAGGAAGTATTAGAAAAAGATGGCGGGTTCCTGAAGAATGTTTTCGGAAAGGAAGAGAACAAGGACAAGAACTGA
- a CDS encoding YtxH domain-containing protein, whose product MSNKSTLAIALAALAAGAALGVLLAPDKGANTRKKLIKKGADLKDRLTEMMDEGKELLDDLQDEAKDLASKAKGTAQEMKGQAQETASNIRSAANRN is encoded by the coding sequence ATGTCTAACAAAAGCACATTAGCGATCGCGCTCGCAGCATTAGCAGCTGGAGCAGCGCTAGGAGTATTACTGGCACCGGATAAAGGTGCGAATACTCGTAAGAAATTGATAAAGAAAGGAGCGGATCTTAAAGATCGGCTAACCGAAATGATGGATGAAGGCAAAGAGTTGCTGGATGATCTTCAGGACGAAGCCAAGGACCTTGCATCCAAAGCAAAAGGGACGGCACAGGAGATGAAGGGGCAAGCTCAGGAGACTGCGAGCAACATCCGCTCCGCCGCCAATAGGAACTGA
- a CDS encoding sigma-54-dependent Fis family transcriptional regulator, which produces MEKKNVLVVDDDQDLCLLLSRLLTKAGFQVSTAHRGATAKSVLSDTKFDLVLCDHRLPDTDAVDMLQYIRGISADIQVIIITGYSDVRLAVDLMRRGAFDYIAKPLYPDELLMRVQDALAVVTRSGSSSTVDGQHKAVAPRKKSDRTYVNGTGASAKLIDKHIALVSPTDMSVLITGETGTGKEFVAKRIHEESRRSKGPFVSVDCGALPKELAGSELFGHTKGAFTGAVADRAGNFEQASGGTLFLDEVGNLTYENQIKLLRVLQERKIKRIGGAKDVDVDVRILAATNEDLNKAVAEGRFREDLLHRIQEFTIHLLPLRERKEDIAMFAQHFVELANDRLGRSVIGFEEDAMERIMAHSWTGNLRELGNVVRRAVLLSTDDRISGDCLPAMVLAGPGSATNGNASNGSSTEDDGLRRVAHQAEKEAILQALERNGFNKSRTAELLNIDRKTLYNKMKAFGLDV; this is translated from the coding sequence ATGGAAAAGAAAAATGTATTGGTAGTGGATGATGATCAAGATCTGTGTTTACTGCTCAGCCGCCTGCTTACAAAAGCCGGCTTCCAGGTTTCCACAGCTCATCGTGGAGCAACAGCAAAGTCAGTATTATCGGATACGAAGTTCGATCTGGTCTTGTGTGATCATCGCTTGCCCGATACGGATGCTGTTGATATGCTCCAATATATCCGTGGCATCTCCGCCGATATCCAAGTGATCATAATCACCGGTTATTCAGATGTTCGATTGGCAGTTGATCTGATGCGTAGAGGTGCATTTGACTACATCGCCAAGCCCTTGTATCCGGATGAATTGTTGATGCGCGTTCAAGATGCGTTGGCGGTAGTGACCAGGTCAGGATCAAGTAGCACCGTGGACGGGCAACACAAAGCTGTTGCTCCAAGGAAGAAAAGTGATCGGACGTATGTGAACGGTACGGGTGCTTCAGCCAAACTGATCGATAAGCACATAGCTCTCGTTTCACCGACCGACATGTCCGTTCTGATCACCGGCGAAACCGGTACCGGTAAAGAGTTCGTGGCAAAACGCATTCATGAAGAAAGTCGGCGTTCAAAGGGCCCGTTCGTTTCCGTGGATTGCGGCGCATTGCCGAAGGAATTGGCGGGAAGCGAGCTTTTCGGCCATACGAAGGGTGCATTCACCGGAGCGGTTGCTGATCGTGCCGGAAACTTTGAACAAGCGAGTGGGGGAACCCTTTTCCTGGACGAGGTAGGGAACCTCACCTATGAGAATCAGATCAAACTATTACGTGTTCTACAGGAGCGCAAGATCAAGCGGATCGGTGGCGCTAAGGATGTCGATGTGGATGTGCGCATTCTGGCAGCAACGAATGAGGATCTGAATAAAGCAGTTGCTGAAGGACGATTCCGTGAGGACCTGCTCCATCGAATCCAGGAATTCACGATCCACCTCCTACCGCTTCGTGAGCGAAAGGAGGATATCGCAATGTTCGCTCAACATTTCGTGGAACTTGCAAATGACCGACTTGGTAGATCAGTGATAGGGTTCGAAGAGGACGCAATGGAACGCATTATGGCCCATTCATGGACCGGAAACCTTAGGGAATTAGGCAATGTAGTGAGGCGGGCAGTGTTGTTGAGCACGGACGATCGTATCTCCGGCGATTGTTTGCCTGCAATGGTTCTAGCTGGTCCTGGTAGTGCTACGAATGGAAATGCGTCGAACGGTTCCAGCACGGAGGATGATGGTTTAAGGCGTGTGGCGCACCAAGCAGAGAAGGAGGCGATACTTCAAGCCTTGGAACGGAATGGCTTCAATAAATCCCGTACTGCGGAATTGCTGAACATAGACAGGAAGACCCTGTATAACAAGATGAAGGCCTTCGGTCTGGATGTGTGA
- a CDS encoding CHASE3 domain-containing protein, whose protein sequence is MNDLRRITEEQRISKLLFFGMVVLMLVLLYATYKSISGFQDSVHVIRGQTAKKVALDGVMSALRDQETGVRGYVITSNTSFLEPYRAAKVDHIRCLHDSYELFKNVEDRKDLDSLRASALRLTALWAQRIRSVDLQVERDTLIETLPLLVDKVEMDRTRSIYERISQRLVVQRNAALEIEESVGFAAPAMLIVFSLLAIVATSILFWRLTRSLRDTAVAGKELRANVRDLADEVLTRTQLQGMLQKLLDTSPNGIMSFKALRNEEHIIIDFEYLSSNRVANEMLGRTDLVGKHLLEEMIEHDDNGLFDAYVKVVEENDVFVSEIHYHGSGLNNWYRIHAVKMEDGFVVTFTDITEQRRLQESSVETDRLELTAQITRTVAHEVRNPLTNIYLAIEQLQDEVEADHEDVKHFFQIIERNLERIGTLIKEMLESSRKRELNLIPCKMDDIVNNALKAIKDRLDLKLMKSRIHIDPDLPEVMADCELINLAITNICTNAVEAMDPERGELSFTVTRDPEAVYLAITDNGKGIPPENLERLFEPFYTGRSGGLGLGLTTARSILKSHEVSMSAQSKVGDGSKFTLRFPEKIFVKGT, encoded by the coding sequence ATGAATGACCTGCGACGAATTACTGAAGAGCAGCGTATCTCAAAGCTCTTGTTCTTCGGGATGGTCGTTCTCATGCTCGTGCTGCTCTATGCAACATACAAGAGTATTTCCGGATTTCAGGATTCGGTGCATGTTATCAGAGGTCAAACCGCGAAGAAGGTTGCGCTTGATGGTGTGATGTCCGCATTGAGGGACCAAGAAACCGGTGTTCGTGGTTACGTGATCACATCGAACACCTCATTTCTTGAACCTTACCGCGCGGCGAAGGTGGATCACATTCGTTGTTTGCACGATTCCTATGAATTGTTCAAGAATGTTGAGGACCGCAAAGATCTGGATAGTCTAAGAGCCTCCGCACTGCGATTGACCGCACTCTGGGCGCAACGAATACGTTCGGTGGATCTACAAGTCGAGCGCGATACGCTCATTGAGACTTTACCACTGCTAGTGGATAAAGTTGAAATGGATAGAACGCGCAGCATTTACGAGCGTATATCCCAGCGATTGGTTGTGCAACGCAATGCAGCATTGGAAATAGAGGAGTCCGTAGGATTTGCCGCGCCAGCCATGCTGATCGTATTCTCCTTGCTTGCGATCGTGGCCACTAGCATTCTGTTCTGGCGACTTACACGCTCTTTGCGTGATACGGCAGTGGCGGGAAAAGAACTTAGAGCGAATGTCAGGGATCTGGCAGATGAGGTCCTGACCCGCACCCAGTTGCAAGGGATGCTCCAGAAATTGTTGGACACTTCACCGAATGGGATCATGTCGTTCAAAGCATTACGAAATGAGGAGCATATCATCATTGATTTCGAGTACTTATCCTCGAATAGAGTGGCCAATGAAATGTTGGGTCGAACAGACCTGGTAGGCAAACACCTCTTGGAAGAAATGATCGAGCACGACGATAATGGATTGTTCGATGCGTACGTGAAAGTGGTTGAAGAAAATGATGTGTTCGTGAGTGAGATCCATTACCACGGTTCGGGCTTGAACAATTGGTACCGGATCCATGCCGTGAAAATGGAGGATGGCTTTGTGGTGACATTCACGGATATCACTGAACAAAGAAGATTACAAGAGTCAAGTGTAGAGACAGACCGTCTGGAGCTTACAGCGCAGATAACACGCACGGTTGCACATGAGGTTAGAAATCCCTTGACCAACATTTATTTGGCGATCGAGCAATTGCAGGATGAAGTGGAGGCGGATCATGAGGATGTGAAGCACTTCTTCCAGATCATTGAGCGCAACTTGGAGCGCATTGGAACATTGATCAAGGAAATGTTGGAATCGTCAAGGAAGCGGGAATTGAACTTGATCCCGTGCAAGATGGACGACATAGTGAACAACGCACTTAAGGCGATCAAGGACCGGCTGGATCTGAAGTTGATGAAAAGCAGGATCCATATCGATCCGGATCTACCGGAAGTGATGGCCGATTGCGAGTTGATCAACTTGGCCATCACCAATATTTGTACGAACGCAGTGGAGGCCATGGATCCGGAAAGAGGGGAGCTTTCCTTTACTGTTACACGCGACCCCGAAGCTGTTTATTTGGCCATTACGGACAATGGGAAAGGTATTCCGCCAGAGAATCTGGAACGGCTCTTTGAACCATTCTATACAGGTCGCTCCGGTGGGCTGGGCCTTGGGTTAACGACTGCTCGCAGCATTCTTAAAAGCCACGAAGTTTCAATGTCCGCGCAGAGTAAAGTTGGCGATGGTTCTAAGTTCACGTTGCGCTTTCCGGAGAAGATCTTCGTTAAAGGAACGTGA
- a CDS encoding DUF1328 domain-containing protein → MNNKLYSTMLRSAPVLLTIAIIAAIVGYSDLGDGSANVALIIFFIALILVMLVLVIDDRSTK, encoded by the coding sequence ATGAACAATAAGCTCTATTCTACAATGTTACGTTCCGCACCTGTTCTGCTAACAATCGCGATCATCGCAGCTATAGTCGGGTATAGCGATCTTGGCGATGGTTCGGCGAATGTGGCGCTGATCATCTTCTTCATTGCATTGATCCTTGTGATGCTTGTATTGGTGATCGATGATAGGTCAACGAAATAA
- a CDS encoding outer membrane beta-barrel protein encodes MRHQKILLSLTVLTVLSLSSSAQEVYLGGGYNSSNLLKQGEERWTGRSGYQLGADIRSVNVWFAQFGAHLLVRNLNYSLTGLDSAGVVALGNTEFRYTDRSLRVPLMVGRHLLNPKDGSAVNAYLMAGPTVIFPLSTELNNSALNVTTNGSQWYLGATGGLTIKFLFVETGYSFAMSNVFKGDTFQTDPRINLFHITGGVRLRLAQ; translated from the coding sequence ATGAGACACCAAAAGATCCTACTAAGCCTCACCGTTCTTACTGTACTTAGCTTAAGTTCATCAGCACAAGAAGTTTACCTCGGTGGAGGCTATAATTCGAGCAATTTACTGAAGCAAGGCGAAGAGCGCTGGACGGGCCGATCAGGTTATCAATTGGGTGCCGATATTCGATCGGTTAATGTATGGTTTGCACAGTTCGGCGCACATCTATTGGTGCGCAACCTGAACTATTCACTGACCGGGCTCGACAGTGCTGGTGTCGTAGCATTAGGCAATACCGAATTCCGCTATACGGATAGGTCACTGCGCGTACCGTTAATGGTAGGAAGACATCTACTTAACCCTAAAGATGGATCGGCAGTGAACGCATATTTGATGGCCGGTCCTACCGTGATCTTCCCATTAAGCACTGAGTTGAATAATAGTGCTCTGAACGTGACCACGAACGGCTCTCAATGGTATTTAGGTGCGACGGGTGGACTAACGATAAAATTCCTGTTCGTGGAAACCGGATATTCTTTTGCCATGTCCAATGTATTCAAGGGCGATACCTTCCAAACGGATCCACGGATCAACCTATTCCATATTACCGGAGGTGTTAGACTCCGACTAGCACAATGA
- a CDS encoding response regulator — MNTVLLVDDEIEICELLCAMLKRTGVECTTAYSLEEGRKAIKEHDFDAVFLDVNLPDGLGYQLIPEIRSKMPNASCIAISAMDSERSNALKAGADTFLAKPFNRQDIFTKIKDLGFQA; from the coding sequence ATGAACACAGTCCTGCTGGTGGACGACGAGATCGAGATCTGTGAACTACTGTGTGCAATGCTAAAACGAACAGGTGTGGAATGTACGACTGCTTATTCGCTTGAAGAAGGTCGTAAAGCGATCAAGGAACACGATTTCGACGCGGTTTTCCTCGATGTTAACTTACCGGATGGGCTGGGCTATCAACTCATTCCGGAGATCAGGTCAAAAATGCCGAATGCGTCTTGCATCGCGATCAGCGCAATGGATTCAGAACGTAGCAATGCCCTGAAAGCAGGAGCAGATACGTTCCTCGCTAAACCATTCAATAGACAGGATATATTTACAAAGATCAAGGACCTCGGGTTTCAAGCATGA
- a CDS encoding FAD-binding oxidoreductase has translation MKLTSANAFWALSNGLKTTYPSVNEDIETDVVIIGAGITGGLIAHQCVSDGHRVVILDKREVCHGSTSATTSLLQYEIDVPLFKLIEKVGEEHAIASYKACHRSIDIVEKLALDLSRDSGFKRKSSIYFCTKKGQLKALRKEFEVRKHYGFEVEWIMGNELQNEYGLKGALGAIRSAQGASVDAYTLAYDLLAASVEKGLIVRDNTEVTKVEHDQDAVKVITCDGHRLKAKKLIYCNGFESTEILGRSFVKLLSTYATVGEQLPGPETVLDDVLFWNMADPYIYARATDDGRMLIGGEDEEFVDPQKRDRRIQKKAEKLEKTMHELFPKMPYKVDFAWAGTFGETEDGCPFIGEHKDHPNTYWVLGFGGNGITFSTIGREMVSAYLSGQDHPMDEPWGFPGRFK, from the coding sequence CGATGTTGTTATCATAGGAGCTGGGATAACCGGCGGTTTGATCGCCCATCAATGCGTATCGGATGGTCATCGTGTGGTTATTCTGGACAAACGTGAAGTCTGTCATGGAAGCACTTCAGCTACAACATCATTGCTGCAATATGAGATCGATGTGCCCTTATTCAAGTTGATCGAAAAAGTAGGTGAAGAACATGCTATAGCAAGTTACAAGGCTTGTCATCGATCTATCGACATAGTGGAGAAACTAGCCTTGGATCTGAGCAGGGACAGCGGATTCAAACGAAAATCATCGATCTACTTCTGTACCAAAAAAGGTCAGTTGAAGGCACTTCGAAAAGAATTCGAAGTGAGAAAGCACTACGGCTTTGAAGTAGAGTGGATAATGGGGAATGAGTTGCAGAATGAATATGGACTGAAAGGTGCTCTAGGCGCGATCAGGTCGGCACAAGGAGCAAGCGTGGATGCCTATACACTAGCCTACGACCTACTGGCTGCTTCAGTAGAAAAAGGACTGATCGTGCGCGACAACACCGAAGTGACCAAAGTGGAACACGACCAGGATGCTGTAAAAGTCATAACCTGCGATGGCCATCGGTTGAAAGCCAAGAAGTTGATCTATTGCAATGGCTTCGAAAGCACGGAGATCCTGGGGCGCTCGTTCGTAAAGCTCTTATCTACTTACGCAACAGTTGGGGAGCAATTACCAGGACCAGAAACAGTTCTGGATGATGTTCTCTTCTGGAATATGGCTGATCCATACATCTACGCGAGGGCAACGGACGATGGGCGGATGCTGATCGGTGGTGAGGATGAAGAATTCGTGGATCCTCAAAAACGTGATCGACGTATTCAAAAGAAAGCTGAGAAGCTTGAAAAGACCATGCATGAATTGTTTCCGAAAATGCCATACAAGGTCGACTTCGCATGGGCAGGCACATTCGGTGAAACCGAGGATGGCTGTCCGTTCATCGGTGAACACAAGGATCATCCTAACACGTATTGGGTGCTAGGCTTTGGAGGAAATGGTATCACGTTCTCCACCATTGGTCGTGAAATGGTCTCGGCCTATTTGTCCGGCCAAGATCATCCAATGGATGAACCATGGGGATTCCCTGGTCGGTTCAAATGA
- a CDS encoding DUF1328 domain-containing protein — MIRWVITFLVIALIAAFFGFGGIAAGAAEIAKVIFYLFLVLFVISLIFGGRIWPKK; from the coding sequence ATGATCCGCTGGGTAATCACCTTTCTCGTTATCGCACTTATTGCAGCCTTTTTTGGCTTTGGAGGAATAGCCGCAGGAGCGGCTGAGATCGCGAAAGTGATCTTCTATCTATTCTTGGTCCTTTTTGTGATCTCGTTGATATTCGGAGGTCGTATCTGGCCGAAGAAGTAG
- the dps gene encoding DNA starvation/stationary phase protection protein Dps, translating to MATKKNTGTKRVKAAQTQMHDTSNGLPKKTRVGIVELLNDRLADSVDLNLQMKQAHWNVKGPNFIGLHKLFDEIYEATEAYVDKIAERAVMLGGTVYGTARAAVAGSDLPEYPRDISTGEAHVEAVTKALAAYGTQVRNAIDKAEDMDDADTADLFTEVSRGVDKWLWFVEAHGQARS from the coding sequence ATGGCAACTAAGAAGAATACAGGAACAAAGCGTGTGAAAGCCGCACAAACGCAGATGCATGATACATCCAATGGTCTACCAAAGAAAACGCGAGTTGGGATCGTTGAATTATTGAACGATAGATTAGCGGATTCAGTGGACCTCAATTTACAAATGAAGCAAGCTCATTGGAATGTGAAGGGACCTAATTTCATTGGGCTTCATAAACTGTTCGATGAGATCTATGAAGCTACAGAAGCATACGTTGATAAGATCGCAGAGCGTGCGGTGATGCTTGGTGGCACCGTATACGGAACTGCAAGGGCAGCTGTGGCAGGTTCGGATCTACCCGAGTATCCAAGGGATATTAGTACTGGCGAAGCTCATGTGGAGGCAGTAACGAAGGCATTGGCCGCATACGGCACACAGGTGCGGAACGCGATCGATAAGGCGGAGGATATGGATGATGCCGATACCGCTGACCTATTCACCGAAGTATCCCGTGGTGTCGATAAGTGGCTCTGGTTCGTTGAGGCTCATGGTCAGGCAAGATCATGA